The following DNA comes from Tachypleus tridentatus isolate NWPU-2018 chromosome 9, ASM421037v1, whole genome shotgun sequence.
GAGTTATGAATGATATTTTCACTCTTTCTCACACTGgacacttttttttatttcatagaatATAAGGAATTCAGTTTGAAAAATAGTGTAACACACCGTGTCTCAACTGGGTAAACCATTTTACAGTAATCAGAATTCAATTATCTACAGCGATACCACGTGAAGGACATTATAAAAAACTGTCGAACAGTAGTCGAAAACTAATCTGAAAAATGACTGTTTCAACTGAAAATACGGAAACATGTCTTTATTAGTATTGAGAACACAAACAGTAAATAATGAATGACTGGAAAGGAGTGAGATTCCCATTTCATTCTTCTCTGTTAGTGAATGCTAAAAATAGGGAGACATTGCGGGTAAAGTTCTTGAGAAACTTTCTATAATCGAACAACACACCTTCTAGTCTTTAGTAGAGCTTATCCTGTCGGGCGCCGACTGGTAAGGTGGTTAGTGcgcatgactcgtaatctgagggtcgcggaatcagatccccatcacatcaaacctGCTAGCCCTTTCTTCcttgaaggcattataatgtgacggtaaatcccactactcgttggtaaaagtagaCCAAGCATtagcggtgggtggagatgaccaactgttttccctctaatcttactctgctagatcaggaacggctagcacagataaccttcgtgtagatttgcccgaaattcaaaagcCAACAAACAAACCTAGCCTGTCAAGTCTATGTGGTCCAACGTAATGGTAGACGGAGGCCTCATAAAGTGGCTAGCTAGTGCAGTGGCTCATCAGTAATCGTGAGGACTAATAACACTGAAAACCTAGTTTTGATaagtggtgggcacagcacagacagcttaataaaaacaaacatatgccTCCCTCCCTACTAGTGCAGCAGCAAGTCTGAAGCGGTTTATAACACCAGAAACCAAATTTTGATACTACTGGTGGGCACAACATAGATTGCCCATTCTGTGGCTTtgaacttaattacaaacaaacaaatgaaagctTCTGCAATACCTACACACTCTCAACAAAATCTAAATTTGATCTTCATTTATTCATAGATCATTTACAAATACAAACAATTTAACCTACGACTTACTTTTAAACACagaatttgatattaatttttatgtaatttctacTGCAAAACATATAAGTACACTAGTTTCACATAAAATCATAAGATGGCGCTGTTTGGGCATGAACCAACGCTTTAACTAGATACTAGAAAAGAGCTcgaaaaaacatacacacacacatacacataaaaaagaagaagaagGAAAACGGGCCAGCCCTGGTTGGCGCGTGTCACTATGACAAGCGAAAGGCTCGTGCTGGGCGCGTGCCGTAATGACATTGAAATAGTTGACGGCTGGCGTCTATTCCTATGGCACACGGCCTTGGCAAGTGGCCAACATGTGCTTTTGATGACAGGTTTTTGTGAGATTCTAACCATGACGAATTTTAAGAAAAATCGCCATttcaaaaatatactaaaaagcTGTCGCACAAAGTTTCAAGGAGATCGCTTTTTACGTATATTTTCTATCTTAACATTTCTCCGTTTGATACAAATAATGGTCTCTAGTCCACCGTTTCCGACCTTTCTTCTTTCATAAAAGGCATTTGTTCGTAAACCATACGGATAATGAAAAGagaagataaaatgttttaactgttgtcGTAACTGAGTCGACATCCTTGGCTTTAGCTAGACGCGAAATGGAGTCTGAGCCCCTGAGGCACTGTCGTGTTGTTAGTTGCGCCGCTGTCAGGGCCACGCGTCCCGCACACGAAATTTGTAGAATGAGAGAATACAGTGTACAATGGCAGCTGTTAGGAGGAGGAGCTTAGTATTCATGAGATGAAGGTTTTTTAACGGGAAGAGGTCTCGGACGACACACTTTTCCACGGTCCTACAGTAGGGATTTTCACTACTTCTTCTAACATTCGAATGAAGTGGTTTTGACTTCGACTAACGTGAGTTTGTTCGGTAGCATCCACGAGGTGTGAACGTAATTTTTTACCACAAGAAATAGACTTAAACACTATACCTATATAAGACACCGAATTTTCTTTGACATCGAGCAAGAATTTCgccatttctttgttttttattcgaTATACTCTTTTAAACTTTTACATCATCAATACTGAGTATGCGGAATGAAAACCCTTCCGATTTTTTACGCTGCAAGCGTCGGAATTCGTGCGGGGCACTGGGATTCCTGCTGCAGCCGTGTCGACCAGCAGCAGTAGCTAGAAGAAATGAGCGCGAGAGAAACCGCGTGCGGCTCGTGAACATGGGTTTTGCTACGCTTCGACAGCACGTGCCAAATGGTACCAAGAACAGAAAGATGAGCAAAGTGGAAACGTTGCGATCTGCTGTGGAATACATCAAACAACTACAGGATCTTCTGACTCATCAGGACGAGAGTGACTACTATGATGAAACGTTGCTAACTATACCAACAACAGAAGCTGGACGTGATACTACCTGTTCCACTTTGACCTGTAGCCTGCTACCGACCTATCCTTCATCAGCAGTTTCATCCTGTATTCCTTCAGAAACTACTCCACTTTCCGCGTCTCATCTAGCAACTGAGACAACGCCAATCAATGTTAATTTCCAGCAGGGTACCTTATCTCCAACCGGGAGCACTGACTATGAAACTCCATCCTCACCGGGTAGCACAACTAATGACATCTTATTGTCAACGCTCAGCACCAGAGATTGCTACCCTAAAGGGACAACAAGCTATTCTGGTATAGCTGAGCTTAACTACGAAGACGAGGATTTTATTAAATTCGCcaattggtttgtttgaagttttgaATACTTGTTCGGTgagaatgctttttttttttttggcagacAAACATTGTGAATTTCCACCTTTTAAACTAcagaaaatatttgagttttattactttaatttctcATTACTCTTTGCTGTCCAATGACTTATTTAAAGACTAATAATTAACCATCACTCTTACACTTTTTGCATTTTTAAACTTTACTTACAAAACGATTGCTCACAATAATTCCATTTTTGTCTTCAAACGAAATTAATGATATAGTAATATACCATCAGTAATATATATCTTATTCAGTATATGCCACTATAAATTAATGATATAGTAATATACCAtcagtaatttttttcttattcagtaTATGCCACTATAAATTAATGATATAGTAATATACCATCAgtaatatatatcttatttagTATATGTCACTACAAACTAATgaattaacattaaaactgtaaCTAAGATGAACAAACAGTACATAAACTGAGCTAACCTAAAATATAAGAATATGTATAGTTCTGATAGTTTTGTTCTATAcaattcagtaaatgttttacatgtatgtTATGTGTTAGATAAAAGTAAAGAACAATACTTGGTTCATCTAGGACATCTTTGAACAGATTACATAGATAACTATGACACTTAATACTtaaacgtatttatttttataaaatatctataaatgaattattatacTTACTGGTTGTGTGATACAGGAAGTCCGACACGACTCCGTATAAAAAAGTCAAATATAACGAAAATTTCGTTTGTTAGGCTTTATAAAACGATCTCTTATTTACTGTGCGattttttttcacactttttaGCTACTCATTCTCACGTGCCTGTGTTGAAAACATGGAACATCCTGGTCTGCAGTGAAAGTTGGTCATTCATCTGTGACAAAGACACCGACCGATCTGTCATGAAAGAACCGCTGtatttgtgataaaattattcacaacTAGAGAAACTTGTGTACAACACGAACTTTCTCAGAACGTATTTGTATTCGTTGCATTTGTCGATTTATAGCGTAGATTTATATTCGTTGCTGTCTGATAACGCTTAATAAGCTTGTcggataaataaaataaagtatcagTAAGAGTTATACTTCTGTTTATATACAGAAGTAATTGAGATTTGAAtcaaaacaatatgttgaaatattcaaaagttttgttttcataatataaaaagGGTTACATGCTTTTCACTACGTAATGGTATTTATGAACTAAAAGTATTACTACATTTGCTTAAAAGCATTCCTACCTTTAATCTCCAATACATTTGATTCAAAACTGATGAGAAAACCGTTATAATCCGCTGTTTGTTTTACGATTGCTAGGTCTCTAACGGAAACAGAGAGTCAGTAGTCAAGTTCTTAATGTTGTTTTCTTCGGGTCTCTAAATAAGTATATAACGTATTATATAGAGGTTATTTGACCTTCCCTCATAGTGACACATCggtgtatgcggacttacaatgctagaaacctggttttgccacccgtgatgggcagagcacagatagcccatcgtgtaagtttgtgcttaacttcaaacaaacaatatgttgctTGCAGCAGTTTCGACCAGCTAATACAACAATCTTTAACAGCCAGAAAATATTCAAAACGTAGGCCTAAAGTTCTATGTATTTTTATACACTTTTCCGAATTATTTACTACCAAGTGAAGCTACTTACACTacttaaaataaatgtgtgtggTTTTATGTGTATTGTTATGTAAATAACTGGTATTAATTGCTTTTAAATCGAGCCAAAAGTGTATTTCAGAAAATTCCGGGACtggtatatttataaagtatgtttcaaatggcgaaaaataatgtaaatatatttcaaacgaatgttctgttttaatagtttgtttttaaataaaacttgaaatatttttttatctttatgtatattttaacatgttggtatttagtttttctttcacATAGTCAGAATCCTgttattacacaaatgaaatacatttctaaaccaaatgttaaaatgtgtttcgattggattaacaaaacaaaacaaaatacaaaacctaAGAAGAAGAATATTACAAACTGAAGTATTGACAATGTCAGTATTGAGTCTGTCTTTAAAAATAGTAAACCGAATTTGTTTACGACATGCTATTACTGACAGTGTAACTAAGAGTTCTACTAAACTGAAGTTACATACATGGTACTGATGATATACTAGTACTAAGAGAATCACTAAGAGCCATAGTAAACTTTGTTGATAACAGGTACTGACAACATACTAGCATGACAGTATTACTAAGAGTTCTAGTAAATCGTTGTTAGATAACAGTTTCTGACGATATACTGGAACTGGCAATAACACTGAGATCTGTAGTATACCAGTTAATAACGATGTGCCAGTGCTGAAAGCATCGCTAAGAGGTATAGTGGTTATACACTAGGTACTGAGACAATGCTAAACTGAGTGTCTTTAAGAGTTAGTAAACAAAAGCTGTATACTGGATACCGGCGACGTTTCAGAATTGTCAGTATCATTAATAGTTAGTAAAAcgaaactatataaaaaaaacaacaatgaataaaTACTGACGATTACAATAAGTGTTcatatatcaataataaatactGACGATTACAATAAGTGTTcatatatcaataataaatactGGTACTTACAACATATCTTTACTGACAATTTTACTAAAAAGAGGTTCATTTATGTTATACATTGTTTATTATGCATGCATCCCATGTAAGAGTAACGACAATGACGTTAAACCATAGTTACTAATAACGTGTAAGTACTAAGTATGTTACTCATAGTTACTTACAATATGTTAGTACTAAATAGGTATAGTTACTACACTGATATTATACAACAGTTACTACAGTCCAACCTGTCTAAGGTGGAATCGCacaggaccgagtaaaatttccggttTAAGCAGGCTTTCTGGCTTAGACaatgaacatgcatttccttaataatatataactataatttttgagcggaacgttatactcgCTTGACTCATGGGAAGTaaaacgtttgtgaataaagttattatactgtttatggtatatttattagaataagaacaaaaatagacatttaaaatatacataagtactcAAAaccttaatcaaatttatttgaagaaagtgcccaatttcaactgtttcgtttttttaatggactttctcatgcggttaaaagagaacgtcaGTTCTACGGCCTTTCCATGAGGTTCATTTCCCCCCTTAGTTTTtccatacaatttgatagcgttaatataacttaaaacttgcgatgaagtaggaatttttatttcctccctatcttttccattttgttcatcttctgaatctctcccactgttaccatcttgagatcctattatagattttaaatcaatttcatcagtttctgttaaaacattcttatcaaCATTCACagaactttccgcgttcacaaaATCGTCTGCATCAATCAGAGTTTGTATTTCAtaagaatcgtcataacaaacaacttctccacaatctccgccattaccaagaataaatccacagtttcgaaagcactttattacgcattcatcttttacgcatttgtaagtcattcaatcaaatgcgtaaaagatgaatgcgtaataaagtgctttcgaaactgtggatttattcttgctCATTTTCATGCTCAATTTTCATGCTCATTTCAGATGCtttcttacagtcgtccatgtttgcaacaatatgctgaagcatcagttttttgtatttcaattttatacactgtgtaattccattatctagtggcagCAGAACTGAtattgtacatggaggtagaaagactaaacgaacatttgaaagttgaacttttgggtgagaAGTTGAATTATCtagaaaaattagaatattcctattttattgtttcattcttttgtttaatttgtttaaaattcctcgaatatagtaCTGTCATCCACGTTTTATTATTCGCTTTTCACTCCATAGGAAGTTGATCCTTccttaaaattttgaaacaaacagcacggattttcacttttacccattaccatggtttttctaatttttcatcACCAAATGCGACCAAAAGCATAGTCAGTCGTTTTTTCGAATAGCGACCTTCGGaataatgacagcagaaaaaagaacagaatatattcaaccaatacttactgtaacaaaatgttcgagaatttattaatatttaaacaaattattaattaaacaataatttattaatatttaaacatattattaattaaataagaatttattaatatttaaggaaattattaattaaataagaatttattaatatttaaggaaattattaattaaagaagaaattaatatttaatgggaaacatttttttccaccttactcaggttctaatcctacttgttgatagatgaggtaggtgaaagatagttttccgttcGCGTTACGCATGTcctgccatatagagggccttttataagagaaattgtAAGATAATGCtgaaaattttttatatttccggcttagacaggttttactgtaacaGCGTATCAGTACTAAATATGCTACTTATAATAACTACAATTACTACACTGACGTTATACAATAGTTGCAACATGTCAGTACTAATatgttacttatagtaactacagttACTAAGATGACGTTATACAACAGGTACTGACAACGCGTCAgtactaaatattttacttatattaattacACTGATGTTATACAATAGGTACTTACAAAGGGTCATTACGAAATGTTACTAAGCGTAATTACTCTAACGTTATTGAGTGGATACTAACCACATATTAGTAATGcccaaacattaaaaataatcacaTTGGAGTAATGAAGGGAAACCGTTACTTAGACTATTACTATATTCTGCAATAGGTAGTGACGTGTGAAGTACTGACAATGTCACTCACTAACAGTTGTTACATTGACATTATATTCATGATACTAATGTTGTATCAATAATATCAGTATTATTAAAAGTATATACACTGACACGTCGGTACTAACTATGTTAGTAAGACTATGTACACACACTGTCAATAAACATAGGTACACTTTATGAGGACGGTTAAGCACATTGACAGCGAGAAGCGAAATGTCAGTTCTAACACTTTCGATAAGAGTTTGTATACCGATTATACGCTTCATTATTAGTGAATTGTAATGTCTGAATAATGTGCAGTTACTTAACTCTTTGCCATATAAGTATCTTGAAATATGATAGGAATTTAAAATACCATTAATTCTTTTTACAACAACTTCAGAAGAAAGAACACACGGTAAAACTGGATTCTCAATTACTAACATTTCAAAGGAAAAGTACTTTTATTCattataagattatttttattatcaacaaCAAAGTCTTTGGGTTGCGAAATAACAGAAAATGGTGGCCTGAAGGTATAAAAACAATCTCATTATATTACTGAACGTCTCAGTACAGCTCTGAAATTATATGAATATGAATTTAGATGATGTTAGAAATAGTGTCTATTAAAGATGGAGAAATATGCTAGAGGCTGTAAGGAATATAACTTTGTAGAACGTGGAGATATTCTATAGGctgtaaaaatataattctaaGGAATTTGAAGTTATTCTAAAAGCTGAAGGAACGAAACTTGAAATAATTTACCGATAAACTAGAGAGAGAGGCTGAAgaaatttcaacattaataatttaCCAATGCACTATGAGCtgcagaaaataaatatatatttttagagaaTGTGGAAGTATTCTTGATGCTATAGGGAAGTTACAGGACTGGCATAAACAAGCTTCGTTATAAACGTATTTGTAGTGGCAAAATCATTAAACCTACAGCAATACCAGTTTGTGCAGGTGTATGAATACACATGAGGAATACATTTAcgagataaaaaagaaaagaaaaagaaaccaaaaagaAATAGGCCAACTTCGCTCCGTATAGGTATGGAGTCGAACCCCGGATcttagtaatttaaatattaaactctaACGCTGATCCATCGGCAACGaaatagaaacatggtaaacctgATTTCATCTGAAGACTGCAGTAGTATCAGTGTATAAATAATCAATATGTCCTTGGACGCTTAGTCTACTGCAATAACAGATTCTAGATGAGGTAGTGGACATAGAGCAGCACGAAAAATACCTTTAACTGATATGTGTTTCGCTAATATGTTAACATAGAATAGTTGTAACAGTCTTACTAACTGATGGGTGAGAGAATCATTTCAAACAtaagttcttattttaaattaaaattccgAATAACATGAGGCGATAAGGAAAAcagtttaaagtttgtttttttccagttttagtaACTTACAAAGTTTAGATCTTGTAGTTATTCTACACCAAATTTACTGTGTGctacttttatttattctataGAACGTGAAGATGCTGTAGTGAATATGACTTGTTGAATGTATTCAAGAGTATATTCTTTAGTATTCAAGAAACTGTATAGGGACATAACTTCATAGGATGTGGAAGTATTCAAGAGACTATATGTGGAACGTGACTTTATTGTGTTACGaagatgtatttaaaatactgtatatGGATCATGACTCTATAGAAtgtgaaaatattcaaatgtatGTATCTGAAACACGAATCTATAGGATGTGTAGGTATTTAAGATATCTTATAGGAAACATGACTCTATAGGATGTGAAAGTATTCAAAAGAGTGTAAGAGAGCATGACTATACAAGATGTGGAATTATTCAAGAGActgtaattattacaatttcatacaaaaaatatatacaattataagATTATAGATAATGtacaatcataaaaaataaataaattattatacaaaatatactcTTGAAGATTATAGTAATAGCGTTCCTTACGGCTCCGGATTATGTCTTAAGTTATAAATAAACGATTAAGATGACcaaatatattattctgaaaactATAAAAACGTTCCCCTCATAGCTTAGTGGTATGAATGAGGTTTATAACCCTAAAAAAAGTTTCGATATAAATGGTATCCCATAGTTCTGTTCCCAGCTGGGAAAGCTTTACGTCTACGAATTTataccgctaaaatcaggggttctattccccccggtggaaacagcagataactcaatgtgctacaagaaaaacacatgcCTCGTAGTTTTCCTTTGCGCTTAATAAGAAATCAACGAACGAACTATAATAACATGCATTCTTTACGAGTGATTTAGCAATTCTAAAGGATTTGGAATGTATATTTGTCAATGAAACACTGAAATTAATCTATAAGTTGATGTTATGTATTTTCTGAGGATGAAGTGATGAATTTAAACTTTAGTtgatgtaaaatgtattttaaaagggTACAGGATAAAAATGGCTTGTAAAGGATATAGATGTATTTTATACCAGTTAGGTAGAAGGTTATGATGAAGGAATGCACTTCTGAAcaatttataaagattattttagaaACTGAATTAGTTATTTGTCTACACAGTTAACGGATTTCTTAGCCGCGACATAGCAGTCCACAAAAGGGCATTGAGTTTTATTCAAGTACAAAAATTCAGCTTATAGCTCCATCTCTTGACAGATTTGAAATCCAATTACAGTCGCGGCTATTTaggattccttcttgtttttcAAGAATGTACCGAAACACATTAATTAGTTCAGAATAGATTATAACAAAGATCTGTTTGGCTTTTCTTaatcgcaaaactacacaacgggttTTCTGTGTTGTGTCCACAGGAAGACATGATTTATTAGACTCGAccttaaattatatacatcaaatttaCTTATATTTCATTCTATTAAATATTATACCACTTTTCCGAACTACGTATTCCCATACAGCGTTTGATGCAAAGTTACCTTTAACCCTGAAGGAGAGGCTGACCTAGTTCCTTAACACAGCTGtttatctgtaataaaaaaaatccctTCTTATAATCGCTACATAATCATAGCTTCATAGCGTCTATAGATTAATATAAAAACGAGAAGTATACTTCAGAAatactaacagaaaaaaaagttccCATACAGCGCCATTTTTATTATTAGATGGATCCATTTTGACcttgaaaaacataaatacacCCCTAGAgacaaagaaaactgtttttaatagaCAAAAAAACCGTTGGTTCTCTTCcttctgttacgtattataatttatctcagtcgagtctccgatttattatgttacgtacgttacgtattacgagtTCAAATATAcggaattttttatttaattttagcaattaattaaattttgatatttggCAACAAAATTtatgcacacaattttctttcttaacacaaatatattttaatatacaaaaaacagccaaaacaacaaaaacaatacaatttataataacggttattacaaataattatttatatataaacattttacaaactcacaaaaaatattcatccttctgtcttgtctggaactgaatgttttatcgatGGTGCAGGTCCACGAAGTGCAAATTACTTATCTGTTTACACACAGATACACTTGATTTGACCCGAATGCTAGTCAGCTCTATTCTTTACACTTGAGGTTTTAATGCTGAAGATActtttcgtagaaatactaatatccgaagttaattcactgaagttccaccgtttgtaatgt
Coding sequences within:
- the LOC143225581 gene encoding uncharacterized protein LOC143225581; the protein is MRNENPSDFLRCKRRNSCGALGFLLQPCRPAAVARRNERERNRVRLVNMGFATLRQHVPNGTKNRKMSKVETLRSAVEYIKQLQDLLTHQDESDYYDETLLTIPTTEAGRDTTCSTLTCSLLPTYPSSAVSSCIPSETTPLSASHLATETTPINVNFQQGTLSPTGSTDYETPSSPGSTTNDILLSTLSTRDCYPKGTTSYSGIAELNYEDEDFIKFANWFV